Proteins from a genomic interval of Streptomyces sp. NBC_01445:
- the mutM gene encoding bifunctional DNA-formamidopyrimidine glycosylase/DNA-(apurinic or apyrimidinic site) lyase produces the protein MPELPEVEVVRRGLERWVAHRTVADAEVLHPRAVRRHIGGGEDFANRLKDQRIGVPERRGKYLWLPLEPTGGAVLAHLGMSGQLLVQPAEAPDEKHLRIRVRFADELGTELRFIDQRTFGGLSLHETGPDGLPDVIAHIARDPLDPKFDDAAFHEALRRRRTTIKRALLDQSLISGVGNIYADEALWRAKLHYERPTTGFTRPRTAELLGHVRDVMNAALAVGGTSFDSLYVNVNGESGYFDRSLDAYGREGEPCRRCGTIIRRRPWMNRSSYFCPRCQRPPRAPSAS, from the coding sequence GTGCCCGAGCTGCCCGAGGTCGAGGTCGTACGGCGCGGACTCGAGCGCTGGGTCGCCCACCGCACCGTCGCCGACGCCGAGGTCCTGCACCCGCGCGCCGTGCGCCGCCACATCGGGGGCGGCGAGGACTTCGCGAACCGGCTGAAGGACCAGCGCATCGGGGTACCCGAGCGGCGCGGTAAGTATCTGTGGCTGCCGCTGGAGCCGACGGGCGGCGCCGTCCTCGCGCACCTCGGGATGAGCGGACAGCTCCTGGTGCAGCCGGCCGAGGCGCCGGACGAGAAGCATCTGCGCATCCGCGTCCGCTTCGCCGACGAACTGGGTACGGAGCTGCGCTTCATCGACCAGCGCACCTTCGGCGGCCTCTCGCTGCACGAGACCGGCCCCGACGGGCTGCCGGACGTCATCGCGCACATCGCGCGCGACCCGCTGGACCCGAAGTTCGACGACGCCGCGTTCCACGAGGCGCTGCGCAGGCGCCGTACGACCATCAAGCGGGCCCTGCTCGATCAGTCGCTGATCAGCGGCGTCGGCAACATCTACGCGGACGAGGCGCTGTGGCGCGCAAAGCTCCACTACGAGCGGCCGACCACCGGATTCACGCGCCCGCGCACCGCCGAACTCCTCGGCCACGTACGGGACGTGATGAACGCGGCCCTCGCCGTCGGCGGCACCAGCTTCGACAGCCTCTACGTGAATGTGAACGGCGAGTCCGGCTACTTCGACCGCTCGCTCGACGCCTACGGGCGCGAGGGTGAGCCCTGCCGGCGCTGCGGCACGATCATTCGCCGACGCCCCTGGATGAACCGCTCCAGCTACTTCTGCCCGCGCTGTCAGCGGCCGCCGCGCGCCCCGTCCGCGTCGTAA
- the rnc gene encoding ribonuclease III produces the protein MSESNKTDNASSHTLLEGRLGYKLESALLVRALTHRSYAYENGGLPTNERLEFLGDSVLGLVVTDTLYTTHPDLPEGQLAKLRAAVVNSRALAEVSRGLDLGSFIRLGRGEEGTGGRDKASILADTLEAVIGAVYLDQGLDAAGELVHRLFDPLIEKSSNLGAGLDWKTSLQELTATEGLGVPEYLVSETGPDHEKTFTAAARVGGVSYGTGTGRSKKEAEQQAAESAWRAIRAAADERAEAAKTADAVEATVAAEGNADSSSASA, from the coding sequence ATGTCTGAGTCGAACAAGACGGACAATGCCTCGTCCCACACGCTTCTGGAAGGGCGGCTCGGGTACAAGCTCGAGTCCGCCCTTCTGGTGCGTGCACTGACCCACCGCTCGTACGCGTACGAGAACGGCGGTCTGCCGACGAACGAGCGGCTCGAGTTCCTCGGGGACTCCGTGCTCGGCCTCGTCGTCACGGACACGCTGTACACCACCCACCCCGACCTGCCCGAAGGCCAGCTGGCCAAGTTGCGGGCCGCGGTGGTCAATTCGCGTGCACTTGCGGAGGTCAGCCGTGGGCTCGACCTGGGTTCCTTCATCCGGCTCGGCCGGGGTGAAGAGGGCACGGGCGGCCGGGACAAGGCGTCCATCCTCGCCGACACGCTCGAAGCGGTGATCGGCGCCGTCTATCTCGACCAGGGGCTGGACGCGGCGGGCGAACTCGTCCACCGTCTCTTCGACCCCCTGATCGAGAAGTCCTCGAATCTGGGTGCGGGCCTGGACTGGAAGACCAGTCTCCAGGAGCTCACCGCGACCGAGGGGCTCGGCGTTCCCGAGTACCTGGTCTCGGAGACCGGCCCCGACCACGAGAAGACCTTTACTGCTGCCGCCCGCGTCGGAGGCGTCTCGTACGGCACCGGCACCGGCCGCAGCAAGAAGGAAGCGGAGCAGCAGGCCGCTGAATCGGCATGGCGCGCGATCCGCGCGGCTGCCGACGAGCGCGCCGAGGCGGCGAAGACGGCTGACGCCGTCGAGGCCACCGTGGCAGCCGAGGGGAACGCCGACTCCTCCTCGGCGTCGGCCTGA
- the rpmF gene encoding 50S ribosomal protein L32, which produces MAVPKRKMSRSNTRHRRSQWKAAVPTLVSCERCQEPKLQHIACPACGTYNKRQVLEV; this is translated from the coding sequence GTGGCTGTTCCGAAGCGGAAGATGTCGCGCAGCAACACGCGCCACCGCCGGTCGCAGTGGAAGGCTGCGGTCCCCACCCTGGTTTCGTGTGAGCGTTGCCAGGAGCCCAAGCTGCAGCACATCGCGTGCCCCGCTTGCGGCACTTACAACAAGCGCCAGGTCCTCGAGGTCTGA
- a CDS encoding YceD family protein gives MSTHLDHRNPLVFDTHELGRRPGAQQRLTRTVDAPKDFGIEGVVGVPEGAPMELEVRLESVMEGVLVTGTARASAQGECVRCLEPLGLEVDADFQEMFSYPDADDRGRTAEPADDAEEDEDRLFLEDGMFDLEPVLRDAVVLALPMQPVCQDDCPGLCSQCGARLADDPDHHHDAVDIRWAALQGLAGTIQDGEKDEMSGAEPGVDEKQEK, from the coding sequence CTGAGTACGCACCTCGACCACCGCAACCCTCTCGTGTTCGATACGCACGAGCTGGGACGGCGTCCTGGTGCGCAGCAGCGACTGACCCGCACGGTCGACGCCCCCAAGGACTTCGGTATCGAAGGGGTCGTCGGAGTGCCGGAAGGCGCGCCGATGGAGCTCGAGGTCCGTCTCGAGTCGGTCATGGAAGGGGTGCTTGTCACAGGCACCGCCCGTGCATCGGCTCAGGGGGAGTGCGTAAGGTGTCTGGAGCCGCTCGGCCTTGAGGTCGACGCGGATTTCCAGGAGATGTTCTCGTACCCTGACGCCGACGACCGGGGCCGCACCGCGGAACCGGCCGACGACGCCGAGGAAGACGAGGACAGGCTCTTTCTCGAGGACGGCATGTTCGACCTCGAGCCTGTGCTGCGTGATGCGGTGGTGCTCGCACTGCCGATGCAGCCGGTGTGCCAGGACGACTGCCCGGGTCTGTGCTCCCAGTGTGGAGCTCGGCTCGCAGACGATCCGGACCACCACCACGACGCCGTCGACATCCGTTGGGCGGCACTGCAGGGACTCGCCGGGACCATCCAGGACGGCGAGAAGGACGAGATGAGCGGCGCCGAACCTGGCGTCGACGAGAAGCAGGAGAAGTAG
- a CDS encoding ATP synthase F0 subunit B, translating to MDVQKKLDEIVAAVGNARSMPMSASCVVNRADLLAMLEEVRQALPGSLAQAEELIGGREQMVEQARQEADRIIEAAHAERGSLISDTEVARRSQDEGERILTEARKEAEEIRAEADDYVDSKLANFEVVLTKTLGSVGRGREKLLGTGPGVDAQGYEDEDAPERSHDPETLRRDADSYVDVKLGAFEAVLAKTLEAVGRGRHTLQGRVASDELGTLGADGTGGQHTSDADYLAGLAEIGNAPAEPDREIPQAPQIQTPQIPAQQPVYATQQHDPQQDLYGYQQHQQQPYGQQDPYAVYQQDPYAYQQQDPYAYQQHQQQGYDQGQAGYAQPQVAHEPTALDETSLFDTSMISTEQLRQYEQGR from the coding sequence GTGGACGTGCAGAAGAAGCTCGACGAGATCGTCGCCGCGGTCGGCAATGCCCGGTCCATGCCCATGTCGGCCTCGTGCGTGGTCAACCGCGCCGACCTGCTCGCGATGCTCGAAGAGGTGCGCCAGGCACTGCCCGGCTCCCTCGCGCAGGCCGAGGAGCTGATCGGCGGGCGCGAGCAGATGGTCGAGCAGGCCCGTCAGGAGGCCGACCGGATCATCGAGGCGGCGCACGCCGAGCGCGGTTCGCTGATCTCCGACACCGAGGTCGCCCGCCGCTCCCAGGACGAAGGGGAGCGGATCCTCACCGAGGCCCGCAAGGAGGCCGAGGAGATCCGCGCGGAGGCCGACGACTACGTCGACTCCAAGCTCGCCAACTTCGAGGTCGTCCTCACCAAGACCCTCGGCTCCGTGGGCCGCGGCCGCGAGAAGCTCCTCGGCACCGGCCCCGGCGTCGACGCCCAGGGCTACGAGGACGAGGACGCCCCCGAGCGCAGCCACGACCCCGAGACCCTGCGCCGCGACGCCGACTCGTACGTGGACGTGAAGCTCGGTGCCTTCGAGGCGGTGCTCGCCAAGACCCTCGAGGCGGTCGGCCGTGGCCGGCACACGCTCCAGGGCCGGGTCGCCAGCGACGAGCTGGGCACCCTCGGCGCGGACGGCACGGGCGGCCAGCATACGAGCGACGCCGACTACCTCGCCGGACTCGCGGAGATCGGCAACGCCCCCGCGGAGCCGGACCGGGAGATCCCCCAGGCCCCGCAGATCCAGACCCCGCAGATCCCGGCCCAGCAGCCGGTGTACGCAACGCAGCAGCATGACCCGCAGCAGGACCTGTACGGGTACCAGCAGCACCAGCAGCAGCCGTATGGCCAGCAGGATCCGTACGCGGTGTACCAGCAGGACCCGTACGCGTACCAGCAGCAGGATCCGTACGCCTATCAGCAGCACCAGCAGCAGGGCTACGACCAGGGTCAGGCCGGCTACGCGCAGCCGCAGGTGGCGCACGAGCCGACGGCGCTCGACGAGACCAGCCTCTTCGACACGAGCATGATCAGCACGGAGCAGCTGAGGCAGTACGAACAGGGGCGCTGA
- the coaD gene encoding pantetheine-phosphate adenylyltransferase, whose translation MRRAVCPGSFDPITNGHLDIIGRASKLYDVVHVAVMINQSKKGLFEIEERIELIREVTAEFGNVEVESFHGLLVDFCKQRDIPAIVKGLRAVSDFDYELQMAQMNNGLTGVETLFVPTNPTYSFLSSSLVKEVAAWGGDVSHLVPPVVFEALTQRLPKK comes from the coding sequence TTGCGCCGCGCCGTCTGTCCGGGGTCGTTCGACCCCATCACCAATGGCCACCTCGACATCATCGGCCGAGCTTCCAAGCTCTACGACGTCGTGCACGTCGCGGTGATGATCAACCAGTCGAAGAAGGGCCTCTTCGAGATCGAGGAGCGGATCGAGCTGATCCGCGAGGTCACCGCCGAGTTCGGCAACGTCGAGGTCGAGTCCTTCCACGGACTGCTCGTCGACTTCTGCAAGCAGCGCGACATCCCGGCCATCGTGAAGGGCCTGCGCGCCGTCAGCGACTTCGACTACGAGTTGCAGATGGCCCAGATGAACAACGGCCTCACGGGCGTGGAGACCCTCTTCGTCCCCACCAACCCGACGTACAGCTTCCTGTCCTCGTCCCTGGTCAAGGAGGTCGCGGCCTGGGGCGGCGACGTTTCCCACCTGGTGCCGCCGGTGGTCTTCGAGGCCCTCACCCAGCGCCTCCCCAAGAAGTGA
- the rsmD gene encoding 16S rRNA (guanine(966)-N(2))-methyltransferase RsmD, which produces MTRVIAGRAGGRRLSVPPGNGTRPTSDRAREALFSTWQSLLGGDPLDGERVLDLYGGSGAVGLEALSRGAGHALLVEADARAVRTIRENVKSLGLPGAEVRAGKAEQIVHGPAPATPYDLVFLDPPYVVPDDDLREILLTLASGGWLADEALVTVERSTRGGVFPWPDGFEALRSRRYGEGTFWYGRAALKSTVTCEDAP; this is translated from the coding sequence ATGACCCGCGTGATCGCCGGCCGGGCCGGCGGACGTCGCCTGTCCGTCCCGCCGGGCAACGGCACCCGCCCCACGTCCGACCGGGCGCGCGAAGCCCTCTTCTCCACCTGGCAGTCGCTGCTCGGCGGCGACCCCCTGGACGGCGAGCGCGTGCTCGACCTGTACGGCGGCTCGGGCGCCGTGGGCCTGGAGGCGTTGTCACGCGGCGCGGGACACGCGCTCCTGGTGGAGGCCGACGCCCGCGCGGTCCGCACGATCCGCGAGAACGTGAAGTCCCTCGGCCTCCCCGGCGCCGAGGTCAGAGCGGGCAAAGCGGAACAGATCGTTCACGGTCCGGCCCCCGCCACCCCGTACGACCTGGTCTTTCTCGACCCTCCCTATGTCGTCCCGGACGACGATCTTCGGGAGATTCTGCTCACACTCGCCTCGGGGGGCTGGCTCGCGGACGAAGCGCTCGTCACCGTGGAGCGAAGCACCAGGGGCGGTGTTTTCCCGTGGCCGGACGGATTTGAGGCACTGAGGTCCCGTCGCTACGGCGAGGGAACGTTTTGGTACGGTCGCGCCGCCCTGAAGAGCACCGTCACGTGCGAGGACGCACCGTGA
- the recG gene encoding ATP-dependent DNA helicase RecG has translation MNSVPALEEPLKKALGPATAKVMAEHLGLHTVGDLLHHYPRRYAERGELTRLADLPLDEHVTVVAQVASARILRFNGGAGQRLEVTITDGSGQLQLVFFGRGIHKPHKDLLPGTRAMFAGKASVFNRKMQLAHPAYELLRADALDAGEADEAIGSWAGALLPIYPATAKLESWKIAKAVDMVLPSAQEALDPLPDSLREGRGLVPLPEALLKVHRPHTKADIADARARLKWDEAFVLQVALARRRFADAQLPAVARVPRPDGLLTAFDAKLPFTLTDGQQKVSKEIFDGLATEHPMHRLLQGEVGSGKTMVALRAMLAVVDAGGQAAMLAPTEVLAQQHDRSITEMMGELAEGGMLGGAEHSTKVVLLTGSMGVAARRQALLDLVTGDAGIVIGTHALIEDKVQFHDLGLVVVDEQHRFGVEQRDALRGKGKQPPHLLVMTATPIPRTVAMTVFGDLETSVLDQLPAGRSPIATHVVPAADKPHFLARAWERVREEVENGHQAYVVCPRIGDEEEQGGKKGKGAKKESAEDAAEKRPPLAVLDVAEELAHGALRGLKVEVLHGRMQPDDKDAVMRRFAAGETDVLVATTVIEVGVNVPNATAMVIMDADRFGVSQLHQLRGRVGRGSAAGLCLLVSEMPEASPARARLGAVAATLDGFELSRIDLEQRREGDVLGQAQSGVRSSLRMLAVIEDEEIIAEARQEATEVVAADPDLEHLPGLRTALDALLDEEREQYLDKG, from the coding sequence ATGAATTCCGTGCCCGCGCTCGAAGAACCGCTGAAGAAAGCGCTCGGTCCCGCCACCGCCAAGGTGATGGCCGAGCACCTAGGCCTGCACACGGTCGGTGACCTGCTCCACCACTATCCGCGCAGATACGCGGAGCGCGGCGAGCTCACCCGCCTCGCCGACCTGCCCCTCGACGAGCACGTCACCGTGGTCGCCCAGGTGGCGAGCGCCCGCATCCTGAGGTTCAACGGTGGCGCGGGCCAGCGCCTCGAAGTGACCATCACGGACGGCAGCGGCCAGCTCCAGCTGGTCTTCTTCGGCCGCGGCATCCACAAGCCGCACAAGGACCTCCTGCCCGGCACGCGCGCGATGTTCGCGGGCAAGGCCTCCGTCTTCAACCGCAAGATGCAGCTCGCGCACCCGGCGTACGAGCTGCTGCGGGCCGACGCCCTGGACGCGGGCGAGGCCGACGAGGCGATCGGCTCCTGGGCCGGCGCCCTCCTCCCGATCTACCCGGCCACCGCCAAGCTGGAGTCCTGGAAGATCGCCAAGGCCGTCGACATGGTGCTGCCCAGCGCCCAGGAGGCCCTCGACCCCCTGCCGGACTCCCTGCGCGAGGGCCGCGGTCTCGTCCCGCTGCCCGAGGCCCTCCTGAAGGTCCACCGGCCCCACACGAAGGCGGACATCGCCGACGCCCGCGCCCGCCTCAAGTGGGACGAGGCGTTCGTCCTCCAAGTCGCCCTCGCCAGGCGGCGGTTCGCCGACGCGCAGCTGCCAGCCGTGGCCCGCGTCCCCCGCCCGGACGGCCTGCTCACGGCGTTCGACGCGAAGCTCCCCTTCACCCTCACCGACGGCCAGCAGAAGGTCTCCAAGGAAATCTTCGACGGCCTCGCCACCGAACACCCGATGCACCGCCTGCTCCAGGGAGAGGTCGGTTCCGGGAAGACCATGGTCGCCCTGCGCGCCATGCTCGCCGTCGTCGACGCGGGCGGGCAGGCCGCGATGCTCGCGCCGACCGAGGTCCTCGCCCAGCAGCACGACCGCTCCATCACCGAGATGATGGGCGAGCTCGCCGAGGGCGGGATGCTCGGGGGCGCCGAGCACTCCACCAAGGTGGTTCTGCTCACCGGTTCCATGGGCGTCGCGGCCCGCCGTCAGGCCCTTCTCGACCTCGTCACGGGCGACGCGGGCATCGTCATCGGGACGCACGCCCTGATCGAGGACAAGGTCCAGTTCCACGACCTGGGTCTGGTCGTCGTCGACGAGCAGCACCGCTTCGGCGTCGAGCAGCGCGACGCCCTGCGCGGCAAGGGCAAGCAGCCCCCGCACCTGCTGGTCATGACGGCCACCCCCATTCCCCGTACGGTCGCGATGACGGTCTTCGGTGACCTGGAGACGTCCGTCCTCGACCAGCTGCCCGCGGGGCGCTCGCCGATCGCCACCCATGTCGTGCCCGCCGCCGACAAGCCGCACTTCCTCGCGCGCGCCTGGGAGCGCGTACGCGAGGAGGTGGAGAACGGGCATCAGGCGTACGTCGTCTGCCCGCGCATCGGCGACGAGGAGGAGCAGGGCGGGAAGAAGGGCAAGGGGGCCAAGAAGGAGTCCGCCGAGGACGCGGCCGAGAAGCGGCCTCCGCTCGCCGTTCTGGACGTGGCCGAGGAGCTGGCCCACGGCGCCCTGCGCGGGCTGAAGGTGGAGGTTCTGCACGGCAGGATGCAGCCCGACGACAAGGACGCAGTGATGCGCCGCTTCGCCGCGGGCGAGACGGATGTCCTGGTCGCGACCACCGTCATCGAGGTCGGGGTGAACGTGCCGAACGCCACAGCCATGGTGATCATGGACGCCGACCGCTTCGGCGTCTCCCAGCTCCATCAGCTGCGCGGCCGCGTCGGCCGTGGCTCGGCGGCGGGCCTGTGCCTCCTCGTCAGCGAGATGCCGGAGGCCAGCCCGGCCCGCGCCCGCCTCGGCGCCGTGGCCGCCACGCTCGACGGGTTCGAGCTCTCCCGTATCGACCTGGAGCAGCGCCGCGAGGGCGACGTCCTCGGCCAGGCCCAGTCCGGGGTGCGCTCGTCCCTGCGCATGCTCGCCGTCATCGAGGACGAGGAGATCATCGCCGAGGCCCGCCAGGAGGCCACGGAAGTCGTCGCCGCCGACCCGGATCTGGAACACCTGCCGGGCCTGCGCACGGCCCTGGACGCGCTCCTGGACGAGGAGCGCGAGCAGTACCTCGACAAGGGCTGA
- a CDS encoding DAK2 domain-containing protein: MPQVLDVHAVRAWCALALEALGRDREEIDAINVYPVADGDTGTNLYLTVESAVQAVEAVFTGLEPAPPALPEVVHAMAHGALIGARGNSGTILAQLLRGMAQVLAGDIDGEADHCERADGHGLRRALRRAAESAREAVAHPVEGTVLTVAAAAADAADISGGPGGDCRDVARAAYDGARAALDATPGQLAVLGRAGVVDAGGRGLVAVLGALTEALSGDPVAPPRARGVHHARVAADQPLECADGEGPAFEVIYLLEADDQAVARLRTRLDGLGDSLVVVGGDGLWNVHVHVDDAGAAVEAGVEAGRPYRIRITHFAVGDAHMTHPTTGSAPAGEPAQRAIVAVVPGDGLAGLYCEAGATVVPERPGEAPGSGELVEAIRRAHAREVVLLPNDAELRHTAAAAAEQARTEGVRVALIPTRSAIQGIAALAVHEKERRFDEDVVAMTSAAGATRYAELAVAERQSWTMAGICQAGDFLGLIDGDVAVIGEDVTRTARTTLDRMLAAGGEMVTLVLGDDVPDEVAERLERHVRETYLAVDTVVYRGGRNSALMLIGVE, encoded by the coding sequence GTGCCGCAGGTGCTCGACGTCCACGCGGTGCGCGCCTGGTGCGCACTGGCCCTGGAGGCGCTCGGGCGGGACCGCGAGGAGATCGACGCGATCAACGTCTATCCCGTCGCGGACGGGGACACAGGCACCAATCTGTACCTGACCGTCGAGTCCGCCGTACAGGCCGTGGAAGCCGTCTTCACGGGTCTCGAACCCGCACCGCCCGCGCTTCCCGAAGTCGTCCACGCGATGGCCCACGGAGCCCTGATCGGGGCCCGCGGAAACTCCGGAACGATCCTCGCTCAGCTTCTCCGCGGCATGGCCCAGGTGCTCGCGGGCGACATCGACGGTGAGGCGGATCACTGCGAAAGGGCCGACGGGCACGGCCTGCGCCGCGCACTGCGCCGGGCCGCCGAGTCCGCCCGGGAGGCGGTCGCGCACCCCGTGGAGGGCACGGTCCTGACGGTGGCCGCCGCTGCTGCGGACGCCGCCGACATCTCCGGCGGGCCGGGCGGCGACTGCCGTGACGTGGCCCGTGCCGCGTACGACGGTGCCCGCGCGGCGCTCGACGCGACGCCGGGGCAGCTGGCGGTCCTGGGGCGCGCGGGTGTCGTGGACGCGGGCGGGCGCGGGCTCGTGGCCGTTCTCGGTGCGCTGACCGAGGCGCTGTCGGGCGATCCGGTGGCACCTCCGCGTGCCCGTGGCGTGCACCACGCGCGCGTGGCCGCCGACCAGCCGCTGGAGTGTGCGGACGGCGAAGGGCCCGCCTTCGAGGTCATCTACCTCCTGGAGGCCGACGACCAGGCCGTGGCGCGGCTGCGGACCCGGCTCGACGGCCTCGGCGACTCCCTCGTCGTCGTCGGCGGCGACGGACTGTGGAACGTCCATGTGCACGTCGACGACGCGGGCGCCGCCGTCGAGGCGGGCGTCGAGGCCGGCCGGCCGTACCGCATCCGCATCACGCACTTCGCCGTGGGCGACGCCCATATGACGCACCCCACCACCGGCTCCGCGCCCGCCGGGGAACCCGCCCAGCGCGCGATCGTCGCCGTGGTCCCGGGAGACGGGCTCGCCGGCCTGTACTGCGAGGCGGGCGCCACCGTGGTACCCGAGCGGCCCGGCGAGGCGCCCGGCAGCGGGGAACTGGTCGAGGCGATCCGGCGGGCGCACGCGCGCGAAGTGGTGCTCCTGCCGAACGACGCCGAGCTGCGCCACACCGCCGCCGCCGCGGCCGAGCAGGCCCGCACCGAAGGCGTGCGGGTCGCCCTGATCCCCACCCGGTCCGCGATCCAGGGCATCGCCGCGCTCGCCGTCCACGAGAAGGAGCGGCGCTTCGACGAGGACGTCGTCGCGATGACGTCGGCGGCCGGCGCGACCCGCTACGCCGAACTGGCCGTCGCCGAGCGGCAGTCGTGGACGATGGCCGGCATCTGCCAGGCCGGGGACTTCCTCGGCCTCATCGACGGGGACGTCGCCGTGATCGGCGAAGACGTCACGCGGACGGCGCGTACGACCCTCGACCGGATGCTGGCCGCGGGCGGCGAGATGGTCACCCTCGTCCTCGGCGACGACGTGCCGGACGAGGTCGCCGAGCGGCTCGAACGGCATGTACGCGAGACGTACCTGGCCGTCGACACCGTGGTCTACCGGGGCGGGCGGAACTCCGCGCTCATGCTCATCGGTGTCGAGTGA
- the rpmB gene encoding 50S ribosomal protein L28, producing MAANCDVCGKGPSFGNNISHSHRRTSRRWNPNIQRVRAVVGRTPKRLNVCTSCIKAGKVSR from the coding sequence GTGGCTGCCAACTGCGACGTCTGCGGCAAGGGGCCGAGCTTCGGCAACAACATTTCGCACTCGCACCGCCGTACGTCCCGTCGCTGGAACCCGAACATCCAGCGTGTGCGTGCAGTGGTCGGGCGGACGCCGAAGCGGCTCAACGTCTGCACCTCGTGCATCAAGGCCGGCAAGGTCTCGCGCTGA